The genomic stretch AAGGAGTTCCCGACGAGGTCGAGCCCGACGGCGCGCCGAACGCCGCCGGGATTCCGCGAAGCACTTCCCATTCGAACATCTGGTACCACCTCGGATTGGCTTATTACCTCAAGGGAGATTTCAGCGCGGCGGCGCGGGCGTACGAGGCCTGCATGGAGTTCTCGCGGGTGAACGACGACATGCTCGTGGCGACCGCGGACTGGCAATACATGACGCTGCGTCGCCTGGGTCGGGACGATGACGCCGCTAAGGTGCTAGACCTCATCAAAGAGGAGATGGACATTCTCGAGAACACTTCCTACCATAAGCGTCTCCTGATGTATAAGGGGCTCGTCGAGCCGGAGGCGCTCCTGGACGTCACCGATCCGTTGGATGTCGCAACCCAGGGTTACGGACTCGCCAACTGGTACCTCGTCAACGGAGACGAGCCCAAGGCGAAGGCCCTCTTCGAGACCATCCTCGAAGGGCCTTACTGGGCGGCTTTCGGCTACATCGCTGCGGAGGCGGACCTGAAGCGACTCACGTCGTGACCGAGAGACGGGCGCTCACCCTCATCGCGGCCTCGAGCGCAATCGTTCTCGGGTTCCTCTTCTGGCTCCTCTATTTTCGCGAGGGGTCGGGAGAGCCACCGCCATGGACGGCCAGTCTTCCGGCGTTGAACGCCTCGTTGAATCTCACGAGCGCGGTCGCGCTATCGCTCGGCTTCATCGCGATCCGCCGTGGCCGTCGCACGCTCCACATGAAGCTCATGCTGACAGCGGTCCTCGTCGGGCTCTGCTTTCTCGTGAGCTACATCGTGTACCATCATTACCAGGGAGACACCCCGTTCCCCGGCGAGGGCGTCGTTCGACCGGTTTACTTTTCGATCTTGATATCACATATCGTTCTCTCGATCGTCGGTCTGCCACTCGTTCTCGCGACGCTCTTCTTCGCCGCTAGCGGCCGATTCGATCGCCACCGACGACTTGCGCGGGTCACCTTTCCGGTGTGGCTCTACGTCTCCATCACCGGTGTGGCGGTTTTCGTGTTCCTCGAGCTCTGGTAGCGTGAGCTGGTAGCGTGATGGTGATGTGGCAGATCGCACTCCTGCTGGGCCCTGTCGTTTCCGTGGGAGACCTGGCACCGCGGCGGGCTCCGGTCGAGATCCTCGGGGAAGACGATTTCGAGCTGGCCGGCTTTCGGATCCATCGCGATGAGCTCCTGGCAACCGGCCCGAGGAGCTTCGTCGTGATTGGCCGCCTCGTCGGGGACGACGTGAGCGAGGTGATCCTGTCGGCGCATGAAGGGGCTCTCGCCGGAACCCTCCGCACCGCCGCCGAACAGTATCGCTTGCGCGGCGGGGTCGCTCGGCAGGTCCAGTCGACGGCAGATGTCCCCGAGAGAATGCCCCTGGTTCCACAAGTCGGCCCCGTCGTGCCGAGAGCGCTGAACGACCGGGGGGACGTTCTCGACCTTCTCGTCGTCTACACTCCGCGGGCGCGACTCTCGGCGGGTGGAAGTCACTCCATGGAGGCCCTCGTCCAGCTAGGCGTGGCGGAGACGAACCTCGCGCTTCGAGAAAGCGGCGTCCCCACGCGAGTACGTCTCGTCGAGATGCAAGAGGTGAGCTACGAGGAGGCGGGCCGCGTCGAATCGGACCTCGAGATCCTCGCGCACGCGGGTGACGGCGCCCTCGATGAAGTCCACGCGCTCCGAGATTCTCGTGGCGCCGATTTCGTGCAGCTCGTGGTCGAGGAATCCGATGGCTGCGGGATCGCTTACCTCATGCGCGAGGACAACCCCGGCTTCTCCGCCTGGGCCTTTTCGGTCGTCGAGTGGAGTTGCATCGACGCGAATTATGCGCTCACCCACGAGCTGGGTCACAACCTCGGCTGCGACCACGCCCCAGAAGATCCCGCTACTTTTGGCGGACCCTTCGAGTATTCCTTCGGCTATCGTGACCCATCGAGCCGA from Vicinamibacteria bacterium encodes the following:
- a CDS encoding DUF420 domain-containing protein, with protein sequence MTERRALTLIAASSAIVLGFLFWLLYFREGSGEPPPWTASLPALNASLNLTSAVALSLGFIAIRRGRRTLHMKLMLTAVLVGLCFLVSYIVYHHYQGDTPFPGEGVVRPVYFSILISHIVLSIVGLPLVLATLFFAASGRFDRHRRLARVTFPVWLYVSITGVAVFVFLELW
- a CDS encoding M12 family metallo-peptidase translates to MWQIALLLGPVVSVGDLAPRRAPVEILGEDDFELAGFRIHRDELLATGPRSFVVIGRLVGDDVSEVILSAHEGALAGTLRTAAEQYRLRGGVARQVQSTADVPERMPLVPQVGPVVPRALNDRGDVLDLLVVYTPRARLSAGGSHSMEALVQLGVAETNLALRESGVPTRVRLVEMQEVSYEEAGRVESDLEILAHAGDGALDEVHALRDSRGADFVQLVVEESDGCGIAYLMREDNPGFSAWAFSVVEWSCIDANYALTHELGHNLGCDHAPEDPATFGGPFEYSFGYRDPSSRYRTIMAYGPGRRLARFSSPRVTLGGRRLGTSRQDNALTISRLRTTLANFRPRVAPPEISPGAGVPLSNGKAVFRFQSEYPVAEWWLLAGSGPGERDFFDSGSLGTRPEAKVSGLPVDGSPVYVRLFYRRGRVWLYEDHRYLTSR